The following proteins are co-located in the Portunus trituberculatus isolate SZX2019 chromosome 16, ASM1759143v1, whole genome shotgun sequence genome:
- the LOC123504551 gene encoding protein ZBED8-like, with amino-acid sequence MNLSQHQYHFNGTVMASNKKRNYDDNYLDFGFTSITDKGVVKPQCVICHKILTAESLRPSKLRLHLETKHPQHVGKDRSFFSRQELNMKRQRLDASGSFHQQNAAVVEASFLVALEIAKKKKPHTIGEELILPCAKTMVKLVLGEKSAEKLNAISLSNNTVQRRISQISDDIREQVIQEIKRAGLFSIQLDESTDVQSCSQLLAFVRYVHDEDLKEEFLFCEPLEQSTKGEDVMQKLTEFFESEGLDWGNLCGICTDGAPAMLGSQSGFVTRVIQKHQMLSLFTA; translated from the exons ATGAACTTAAGCCAACATCAATACCACTTTAATG GTACAGTGATGGCTTCTAATAAGAAACGCAACTATGATGACAACTACCTGGATTTTGGATTTACAAGCATCACTGATAAAGGTGTAGTGAAGCCTCAGTGTGTGATTTGTCACAAAATACTCACAGCTGAATCACTAAGGCCCAGTAAGCTTAGATTACATCTGGAAACCAAGCATCCTCAACATGTTGGCAAAGATCGTTCCTTCTTTAGTCGACAAGAATTGAACATGAAGAGACAGCGACTTGATGCCAGTGGTTCCTTTCATCAACAAAATGCTGCCGTAGTGGAGGCATCATTTCTTGTAGCCCttgaaatagcaaagaaaaagaagcctcACACAATTGGGGAGGAATTAATTTTGCCATGTGCCAAAACAATGGTAAAGCTTGTTTTGGGTGAgaaaagtgctgaaaagctgaATGCTATTTCACTCTCAAATAATACAGTGCAACGCCGAATCTCCCAAATATCTGATGACATCAGAGAGCAGGTGATACAGGAAATCAAAAGAGCTGGATTATTCAGTATTCAACTCGATGAGTCCACTGACGTCCAGTCCTGCTCACAACTCCTGGCTTTTGTAAGGTATGTTCATGATGAGGATCTGAAGGAGGAATTCTTGTTTTGTGAGCCTCTTGAACAATCTACAAAAGGTGAAGATGTAATGCAGAAACTTACAGAATTCTTTGAATCTGAAGGTCTTGACTGGGGCAATCTTTGTGGGATATGCACAGACGGGGCTCCAGCCATGTTGGGTTCTCAGTCAGGTTTTGTTACAAGAGTTATACAAAAGCACCAAATGCTATCCCTCTTCACTGCATGA